A region of the Hyalangium ruber genome:
GATGGATGGCCACCAGCGACGAGGAGCACGCCGTGGTGACGGTGAGGCTCGGGCCGTTGAGCCCCAGCAGGTACGAGAGCCGCGCGGAGATGATGCTCAGGTCCTGCCCCGTCGCGGTGTGCTGGACGATGCCCTCCACCCCCATCGGCAGCCGGGCGTAGTCCGACTTCCAGGCACCGACGAAGACACCGGCGGAGCTGCCCTTGAGCCGCTCGGCGGGCAGGCCCGCGTCCTCCAGCGCCTCCCAGGCGATCTCCAGCATGAGGCGCTGCTGGGGATCCATCTGCGCCGCCTCGCGCGGCGAGATGCCGAAGAACATCGGATCGAACTGATCCACGCCCTCGATGAAGCCGCCATGGCGCGCGTGCATCTTCCCGGCCTCGGACGGATCCGGGTGGAAGAAGGACGGCAGGTCCCAGCGGTCCGAGGGCACCTCGGAGATCGCGTCGACGCCCTCGTTCAGCATCCTCCAGAAGGCCTCGGGGCTGGCCGCCTTCGGGAAGCGGCAGCCGATGCCAATGACGGCCACCGGCTCGTCCTGAACGGTGCGCCCCCCGGACGCCGCCGTGCCCAGGCGCTGGGCCCTCCCACCCGCCAGCGCCTGCGCCAGCGAGGCGATGGTGGGGTACGCATAGGCCAGCGTCGGAGACACCGGCTGTCCCAGCGCCTGGCTCAACTCCACCATCAACGCGGTGAGCCGCAGGGAGTCGAAGCCACAGCGGCTGAAGGACTCATCCCGAGCCACGAGGTGCTCGGGGCGGCCATCCTGCCGGGCCACGCGGATGCGGAGCCAGGCCTCGATGGCCGAAGCGCTGGCCGAAGGGCCGAGTTCTGGGGAGGGAGTGGTGGAGTCCATGGCGTTGACCGGGGGAGCGGGAGGGAGCGGCGGGCCTCAGGCCGACCGCGACAGGGGGTTGTCCACGTGGCCGATGAGGATCGCCTTGGGCCGATCGCTGTCGTCGCCGTAGCCGTAGTCGAGCAGGCGGAAGCGGTTCAGGCAGATCTTCTCGAAGCTCGGGGCCTGGAGATCGAAGAGCGAGAAGCGCTCCTTCAGCTCCGGGAAGCGGCGCTGGTGCTGCTCCACCTGGTCGCGCACCAAGTCCCAGAAGGCCCGCTCCGAGAACCCCAGGTGCGTGGCCAGCACGTCCGACAGGTAGCGGAAGTGGCAGACGAACAGCCCGGTGAGGATGTGCTGGCGAAGCTTTTCGCCCGGCACCTTGATGAGCACCTCGGGGAGCTTGCCCGGCAGCTTCTCGCGCTCGGGGATGGGCTCGGTGCTCAGGTTCACGTCGTCGATGAAGTCCTTCATCGCGAGCCGGACCGGGGCGAAGTCCTTCACCACGAGGACGGCGTTCTCACCGTGCGGAGAGAAGGCGAGCCCGTAGTTGTAAAGGAAGTGCAGCAGGGGCGGCAGCACCGCGCCGAAGAGGCGCTGCAGCCACACCTTCGTCTCCAGGCCCGAGCGGCGGATCAGCTCGGCCACGAAGGGCTGGCCCTGGTGATCCACATACAGCAGCGAGGCCATGGTGAAGGCGCGCTCACCCTCCTTGAGGGAAGGCGCGAGGCTCTGCCGCCAGATGGCGCCCAGCAGCTCGTGGAAGTGGTACGGCGCGTCCTGGACCTGCTCGTAGTACGCGTGGGGATAGTTGAGGCTCGCCACCTCGCCCAGCAGCACCAGCCCACACTCCTCGGTGAGGAAGCGGTCCTGCGCGAGCACGCCCTGGAACCAGTGGGTGAGCTCGGGAGCCGCCTCGGTGCGGTCCCCGGGCAGGCCGCGGTACACCGCCGTGTTGAGGATGCTCAGCGGCAGCTTGACGTAGCGCTTCTCCGGGGAGTGGATGTTGACGAACGTCCGGATGGACTGCTGCGGCAGGTAGTGGTCCGGCCCCTGGGACTTCAGCGGGACGATGTCGCCCCGGGCGATGTCAGCAGCGAACTCGGGGATGATCTTGTTCGTCCACTGCCACCGATGCACGGGCAGGAAGAGATAGTCCTCCGCGCGGTGTCCCTTCTCGGTCAGCTCCGCCCGGAAGTTCGCGAGG
Encoded here:
- a CDS encoding IucA/IucC family protein, which translates into the protein MMKADNTGPLLDPRGALRPEIWSAVNRALIAKMLSEFLYEGLLQAEIIEKQGDQVRFRLELPQGRAYLFDGQRRILGNYRVLPESLRRSEAGVAAPAEDALKFVLDAREAIGMKPFNTAYLLKELSNTLMADTHLATDRSPSSQQIAEMGYGQVEGEMTGHPAMVFNKGRLGFGYDDYLAYAPEQKQPSTMAWVAVSRKKAHYRAVPGLEHEVLMRQELGEQVLANFRAELTEKGHRAEDYLFLPVHRWQWTNKIIPEFAADIARGDIVPLKSQGPDHYLPQQSIRTFVNIHSPEKRYVKLPLSILNTAVYRGLPGDRTEAAPELTHWFQGVLAQDRFLTEECGLVLLGEVASLNYPHAYYEQVQDAPYHFHELLGAIWRQSLAPSLKEGERAFTMASLLYVDHQGQPFVAELIRRSGLETKVWLQRLFGAVLPPLLHFLYNYGLAFSPHGENAVLVVKDFAPVRLAMKDFIDDVNLSTEPIPEREKLPGKLPEVLIKVPGEKLRQHILTGLFVCHFRYLSDVLATHLGFSERAFWDLVRDQVEQHQRRFPELKERFSLFDLQAPSFEKICLNRFRLLDYGYGDDSDRPKAILIGHVDNPLSRSA